One window of Candidatus Binataceae bacterium genomic DNA carries:
- a CDS encoding glycosyltransferase — MKLSIIIATHARAAALGRLLDSLVPQLRRERHELFIAENGTPAPTALDAQLPLTHLYEARPGKCRVQNRAIAAARGELIACLDDDLIVCADYVAEVENFFDTNRQFAAMKGRILPAEDPAVKVGELTPYLDLPLVDEGERVIEVRGVLGANMAFRAAALRQVGPFDERLGPGAAGHEEETEMSQRIRRAGFAIGYAPAAIVYHEVDPARASRERFIRIARERGYCRTLHERHSRWASRANLALACTRLTVARIVRAPLSRIAREERRAAVARGILDGLKRRR, encoded by the coding sequence TTGAAACTCTCGATCATCATAGCGACGCACGCGCGAGCCGCCGCGCTGGGCCGGCTGCTCGACAGCCTCGTCCCTCAGCTTCGCCGCGAGCGTCACGAATTATTCATCGCGGAGAATGGAACGCCGGCGCCGACCGCGCTCGACGCACAGTTGCCGCTGACTCACCTCTATGAGGCGCGGCCGGGCAAATGCCGCGTGCAGAATCGCGCGATCGCCGCGGCCCGCGGTGAGTTGATCGCCTGCCTCGACGACGACCTGATCGTCTGCGCAGACTACGTAGCTGAAGTCGAGAATTTCTTCGACACCAATCGGCAATTCGCCGCGATGAAGGGGCGCATCCTGCCCGCCGAAGACCCTGCGGTCAAGGTCGGAGAGCTGACCCCCTATCTCGACCTCCCGCTCGTCGACGAGGGCGAGCGCGTGATCGAGGTACGCGGAGTGCTCGGCGCCAACATGGCCTTCCGCGCCGCGGCGCTGCGCCAGGTCGGCCCCTTCGATGAGCGCCTCGGTCCGGGCGCCGCCGGCCACGAGGAGGAGACCGAGATGTCCCAGAGAATCCGGCGCGCCGGCTTCGCGATCGGCTATGCCCCGGCCGCGATCGTCTATCACGAAGTTGATCCGGCGCGCGCTTCACGCGAGCGCTTCATTCGTATCGCGCGCGAGCGCGGCTACTGCCGCACGCTCCATGAGCGCCATTCGCGATGGGCCTCACGCGCCAACCTCGCACTGGCCTGTACTCGCCTGACGGTGGCGCGGATAGTTCGGGCTCCGCTCTCACGCATCGCCCGTGAAGAACGCCGCGCCGCGGTCGCCCGCGGCATCCTCGACGGCCTCAAACGCCGTCGCTAG
- the fusA gene encoding elongation factor G, with product MPVEEIGRLRTIAIVGQGGTGKTQLAEAMLFSAGATTRLGRPDDGTALMDVEPEELSRHISISSSFHHLNWKKTEVILANTPGYAAFLPDSFATMRAVDGVIFVVSGGGDLKVESEKIFDQINSLNLPRIAFVSRLDRERMNFATAVADLEKSLSAKPVVLTLPIGEEAAFNGVIDVLAMKALIYPDASGKAKEEELSGELKTRAEEARVKLCEAVAETDDALLEKYLDKGELEEDELRTALRAAVVAGKLTPVLCGSGAKDIGVGPLLDAVTALLPAPNERPGLMGQTSTNGPVERAPDPAGPFSAYVFKTVIDPFAGKLSIFRVVSGTAHSDAAVLNASHASKERFGQLLRLEGKKQSPLAIALPGEIVAVAKLKDTTTGDTLCDEKALVTFPVAEKPHPVISFAIRPKTRGDEEKASQALARLVEEDLALETHRDPQTHEIILSGTGQMHIEVTVEKLKRKFNVEVELNAPKVPYKETIKGRAEAQGKYKRQSGGRGQYGDCWLKVEPRQRGAGFEFADEVVGGSIPRQFIPSVEKGVRNTLNEGHVAGFPIVDVKVTVFDGSYHEVDSSDMAFQIAGSMGLKNAFEKAKPILLEPVMAIEVSCPDECMGDVIGDLNSRRGRVLGMDSKGHGQVIKALVPMAEILKYAPDLRSITSGRGSFEARFSHYDEAPPPITEKVVKEAREAKEAAGNHAHAAGH from the coding sequence ATGCCAGTGGAGGAAATCGGACGGCTCAGAACTATCGCGATTGTCGGCCAGGGTGGGACAGGCAAGACGCAGTTGGCCGAGGCGATGCTCTTCAGCGCAGGCGCCACGACCCGTCTGGGGCGTCCGGACGACGGCACGGCGCTGATGGATGTCGAACCGGAGGAGCTCAGCCGGCATATCTCGATCAGTTCGTCGTTTCATCATCTCAACTGGAAAAAAACCGAAGTCATCCTCGCCAACACGCCGGGTTACGCGGCGTTCCTCCCCGATAGCTTCGCCACGATGCGCGCCGTCGACGGCGTAATCTTCGTGGTGAGCGGTGGCGGCGACCTCAAAGTCGAATCCGAAAAGATCTTCGATCAAATTAACAGCCTGAACCTGCCGCGCATCGCCTTCGTCTCCCGGCTCGATCGCGAGCGGATGAATTTCGCTACCGCAGTCGCCGATCTCGAGAAGTCACTGTCAGCGAAGCCGGTCGTCCTGACGCTGCCGATCGGCGAGGAGGCCGCCTTCAATGGCGTCATCGATGTGCTCGCGATGAAGGCGCTGATCTATCCGGATGCATCGGGCAAGGCGAAAGAGGAGGAGTTAAGCGGCGAACTCAAGACGCGCGCCGAGGAAGCCCGCGTCAAGCTCTGCGAGGCGGTCGCCGAGACCGACGACGCGCTGCTGGAAAAATATCTCGACAAGGGAGAACTCGAAGAGGATGAGTTGCGCACCGCGCTGCGCGCCGCAGTGGTCGCCGGCAAGTTGACCCCGGTGCTGTGCGGCTCCGGCGCAAAGGACATCGGAGTCGGCCCGCTGCTCGACGCTGTGACGGCGCTGCTGCCGGCCCCGAACGAACGGCCTGGGCTGATGGGGCAGACCTCGACCAACGGTCCGGTCGAGCGCGCGCCCGATCCTGCGGGCCCCTTCTCGGCCTATGTCTTCAAAACCGTAATCGATCCGTTTGCCGGCAAGCTTTCGATCTTCCGCGTGGTCTCCGGCACGGCGCACAGCGACGCCGCAGTGCTCAACGCCAGCCACGCCTCGAAAGAGCGCTTCGGGCAGTTGCTGCGGCTCGAGGGTAAAAAGCAGTCGCCGCTGGCGATCGCGCTGCCGGGTGAGATCGTCGCGGTGGCCAAGCTCAAGGACACCACGACCGGCGATACGTTGTGCGACGAAAAGGCCTTGGTGACTTTTCCCGTCGCCGAGAAGCCGCATCCGGTGATTTCCTTCGCGATCCGTCCCAAGACCCGCGGCGACGAAGAGAAAGCCTCGCAGGCACTGGCGCGGCTGGTCGAAGAGGATTTGGCTCTGGAAACCCATCGCGACCCGCAGACCCACGAGATAATCCTGTCCGGCACCGGTCAGATGCATATTGAGGTCACGGTCGAAAAGTTAAAGCGTAAGTTTAATGTAGAGGTCGAGCTGAACGCGCCCAAGGTCCCGTACAAAGAGACGATCAAAGGGCGTGCCGAGGCTCAAGGCAAGTATAAACGGCAATCAGGTGGACGCGGTCAATACGGCGACTGTTGGCTCAAGGTCGAGCCGCGTCAGCGCGGCGCTGGTTTCGAGTTTGCGGACGAGGTTGTGGGCGGGTCGATCCCGCGTCAATTCATCCCATCGGTCGAAAAGGGCGTACGCAATACGTTGAACGAGGGTCACGTAGCGGGCTTCCCAATCGTGGACGTCAAGGTGACCGTGTTCGACGGCAGTTACCACGAGGTCGATTCGTCCGATATGGCGTTCCAGATCGCCGGCTCGATGGGTCTCAAGAACGCCTTCGAAAAGGCCAAACCGATCCTGCTCGAACCGGTGATGGCGATCGAGGTGAGCTGCCCCGATGAATGCATGGGCGACGTCATCGGCGACTTGAACTCACGGCGTGGTCGGGTGTTGGGCATGGACTCGAAGGGTCATGGACAGGTGATCAAGGCGCTGGTGCCAATGGCGGAGATTCTCAAGTACGCGCCGGACCTGCGGTCGATTACGTCGGGGCGCGGCTCCTTCGAAGCGCGCTTTTCGCATTATGACGAGGCGCCGCCGCCAATCACCGAAAAGGTCGTCAAAGAGGCGCGCGAGGCCAAAGAGGCTGCGGGAAACCACGCACATGCCGCCGGACATTAG
- the nadC gene encoding carboxylating nicotinate-nucleotide diphosphorylase has translation MELLRQIDLTELVRRALAEDIGQGDITTAATVPAGHRGRARITVKEPDGIIFCGGLMIEQVFAQAGAGPVINSLASEGARLHHGVVAADLNGDLGGLLRGERTALNFAQLMSGIATITHRYVEAVKGTHAKIIDTRKTHPGLRAVEKYAVRCGGGMNHRFGLDSGVLIKENHIAAAGGIRAALEGARRIAPHTLRVEIECETLAQVEEAISCGAGAILLDNMALDEMRRARTLAGAGVVLEASGGVTLESVRAIAETGVDLISVGALTHSARAIDLSMKIVTS, from the coding sequence GTGGAACTGCTGCGGCAAATTGATCTCACCGAGCTCGTGCGGCGGGCGCTCGCCGAGGATATCGGCCAGGGCGACATCACTACCGCCGCGACGGTTCCGGCCGGTCATCGCGGACGCGCGCGCATCACCGTCAAGGAGCCCGACGGGATCATTTTCTGCGGCGGTCTGATGATCGAGCAGGTCTTCGCGCAAGCCGGCGCGGGACCGGTGATCAATTCGCTCGCGTCCGAGGGCGCGCGCTTGCATCACGGCGTTGTCGCGGCCGACCTCAACGGCGACCTCGGCGGCTTGCTGCGCGGCGAGCGCACCGCGCTTAATTTCGCGCAATTGATGTCCGGCATTGCTACTATTACCCACCGCTATGTTGAGGCGGTGAAGGGCACGCATGCGAAGATCATCGATACGCGCAAGACCCATCCGGGGCTGCGGGCAGTGGAGAAGTACGCGGTGCGATGCGGCGGCGGCATGAACCATCGCTTCGGCCTCGATAGCGGCGTACTGATCAAGGAAAACCATATCGCGGCGGCCGGCGGGATTCGCGCCGCGCTCGAAGGCGCCCGCCGCATTGCGCCGCATACGCTTAGGGTCGAGATCGAATGCGAAACCCTCGCGCAGGTGGAAGAGGCCATAAGCTGTGGCGCGGGGGCAATTCTGCTCGACAACATGGCGCTGGACGAGATGCGTCGCGCGCGAACGCTCGCCGGCGCTGGAGTTGTGCTCGAAGCCTCGGGCGGGGTTACGCTCGAGAGCGTGCGCGCGATCGCCGAGACTGGAGTTGATCTGATCTCGGTCGGCGCGCTGACACATTCCGCCCGCGCGATCGATTTAAGTATGAAAATCGTGACGAGTTAG
- a CDS encoding iron-containing redox enzyme family protein: protein MDTATFHKEINRIVSERRLDQHPYVKLVKEGKASKAQLKGYPIQHYEMTVRDSAPLSANMYLRLRELDEAVGQDAAKGFAEEALGLYSKSASHTELLFELWEGGLGLNRKELINSFGSDDARAFNACMYRILRLKPQFIGAIGLMEEIEVPAYLALMEGMERNYGIQPNHLRFFSVHYEADKEHGEGGHRIIDHFVTGTGREEEFLSEARTLAQFFWKGFDSMH from the coding sequence ATGGACACGGCAACCTTTCACAAAGAGATCAATCGGATCGTCTCCGAGCGTCGGCTCGACCAGCATCCCTACGTCAAGCTGGTCAAAGAAGGCAAGGCCTCGAAGGCGCAACTCAAGGGCTACCCGATTCAGCATTACGAGATGACCGTGCGCGACTCCGCACCACTCTCCGCCAACATGTATCTGCGTTTACGCGAATTGGACGAAGCGGTCGGCCAGGACGCCGCCAAGGGTTTCGCCGAGGAGGCGCTTGGCCTCTACAGCAAGTCGGCCAGCCACACCGAGCTGCTGTTCGAGTTGTGGGAGGGCGGCCTTGGGCTGAATCGCAAGGAGCTGATCAACTCGTTCGGCTCTGATGACGCGCGCGCCTTCAACGCCTGCATGTATCGCATCCTGCGTTTGAAACCGCAGTTCATCGGCGCGATCGGCCTGATGGAGGAGATCGAAGTCCCGGCCTACCTCGCGCTGATGGAGGGGATGGAACGCAACTACGGGATCCAGCCGAACCATCTGCGGTTCTTTTCGGTGCACTACGAAGCCGACAAGGAGCACGGCGAGGGGGGCCATCGGATTATCGATCACTTTGTGACCGGGACCGGACGCGAGGAAGAGTTCCTGTCGGAGGCGCGCACGCTGGCGCAATTTTTCTGGAAGGGCTTCGACTCGATGCATTAA
- a CDS encoding valine--tRNA ligase: MELSKTFDAKAAEERWFQVWIDRGYFTADPNREGEVFSIVFPPPNVTGQLHLGHALNVTLHDVIVRTRRMQGYNTLWLPGTDHAGIATQNVVEREIAKEGKTRHDLGRERFVERVWAWRERYGNRILEQLRRLGASCDWSRERFTLDEGLSRAVTKVFVMLFNGGLIYRDFRLINWCPRCETALSDLEVEHKEAKGSLWYITYPLTEGAGAVTVATTRPETMLGDTAVAVHPEDDRYRDLVGKLVRLPLMGREIPIIAEAAVDRAFGSGAVKITPGHDFNDFEMGRRHGLAQISVMDTHGRMAAAAGVYQGLTREECRKCVVADLEAAGLLAKIEPHQHKIGVCSRCDTIVEPMLSYQWFLAVNKPDAEGESLAGRAIKAVEQGATTFHPKFWENTYFSWMRNLQDWCISRQLWWGHRIPAYWCQSCEKPEPIVSEERPASCAQCGGADLRQDDDVLDTWFSSGLWPFSTLGWPGDSPDLKKYYPTSLLITGFDIIFFWVARMMMFGLKVNPNNAASMEDAVPFRDVYITPLVRDQFGKKMTKSRGNVVDPLEIMDKYGTDAVRFTLAQLSVQGRDLILSEDRLAASRAFANKIWNAARFVLMNLEGAPQPLPVVELSKLDLAERWIISRLDTATREVTAAIDAYEFNRAALIVYQFVWHEFCDWYIELAKEPLKAGGERQAAARYVLVTCFDRMLRILHPFMPFISEEIWQVLRPYFGAANLPGHLAIAGWPVLSPDDLLSESETKRMRFCISAVERSNSLRSFLGYHPGQRINVNVIPNDNVDMGDREQWSDYVKILVKADSLGFLASDTPRPPRTYVYSETPWALIGVETPADFDFGRARDGLKKRLAEAETHLERNQNRFNNPGFRAKADEETVAEIVEKIEELKVQKAMLEGQLSQLQ; encoded by the coding sequence TTGGAGCTCAGCAAGACATTTGATGCGAAGGCGGCCGAGGAGCGTTGGTTCCAGGTCTGGATTGATCGCGGCTATTTCACGGCGGATCCAAACCGCGAGGGGGAGGTTTTCTCTATCGTCTTCCCTCCCCCCAACGTTACCGGGCAGTTGCATCTGGGCCACGCGCTCAACGTTACGCTGCACGACGTAATCGTGCGCACGCGACGGATGCAGGGTTACAACACGCTCTGGCTGCCGGGCACCGATCACGCGGGCATCGCGACGCAGAATGTCGTCGAACGCGAAATCGCCAAGGAGGGCAAGACCCGCCACGACCTCGGTCGTGAGCGATTCGTCGAGCGCGTATGGGCTTGGCGCGAGCGCTACGGCAATCGCATCCTCGAACAGTTGCGCCGGCTGGGTGCCTCGTGCGACTGGAGCCGCGAGCGCTTCACGCTCGACGAAGGGTTGTCGCGCGCGGTCACGAAAGTCTTCGTGATGCTCTTCAACGGGGGGCTCATCTATCGCGATTTCCGCCTGATTAACTGGTGCCCGCGATGCGAAACCGCGCTCTCCGATCTCGAAGTCGAGCACAAAGAGGCGAAGGGCAGCCTCTGGTACATAACCTATCCGCTGACGGAGGGCGCGGGCGCGGTAACCGTCGCGACGACACGGCCCGAGACGATGCTCGGCGACACCGCGGTCGCGGTGCATCCCGAAGATGATCGCTATCGCGACCTGGTCGGCAAGCTGGTGCGATTGCCCCTTATGGGACGGGAGATTCCGATAATTGCGGAGGCCGCGGTGGATCGCGCCTTCGGCAGCGGTGCGGTTAAGATCACTCCGGGACACGACTTCAACGACTTCGAGATGGGACGGCGGCATGGGCTGGCGCAAATCTCGGTGATGGATACGCACGGCCGGATGGCGGCGGCGGCGGGCGTTTATCAGGGGCTCACGCGCGAGGAGTGCCGCAAGTGCGTCGTTGCCGATCTCGAAGCGGCTGGACTGCTCGCCAAAATCGAGCCGCATCAGCACAAGATCGGTGTCTGCTCGCGCTGCGACACGATCGTCGAGCCGATGCTGTCGTATCAATGGTTCCTCGCCGTCAACAAACCCGACGCGGAGGGCGAGTCGCTGGCTGGGCGCGCGATCAAGGCGGTAGAGCAGGGCGCGACGACGTTCCATCCGAAGTTCTGGGAGAACACCTATTTCTCGTGGATGCGGAATCTGCAGGACTGGTGCATCTCGCGCCAGCTTTGGTGGGGTCATCGGATCCCCGCCTATTGGTGCCAGAGCTGCGAGAAGCCCGAGCCGATCGTCTCCGAAGAGCGGCCGGCTTCGTGCGCGCAATGCGGCGGCGCCGACCTGCGTCAGGACGATGACGTGCTCGACACCTGGTTCTCGTCAGGGCTGTGGCCCTTCTCGACCCTCGGATGGCCCGGGGACTCGCCCGACCTGAAGAAATACTATCCGACCAGTCTGCTGATCACCGGCTTCGACATAATTTTTTTCTGGGTCGCGCGGATGATGATGTTCGGGCTTAAGGTGAACCCGAACAATGCCGCATCGATGGAGGATGCGGTGCCGTTTCGCGACGTTTACATCACGCCGCTGGTGCGGGATCAGTTCGGCAAGAAGATGACGAAGTCGCGCGGCAACGTCGTCGATCCGCTCGAGATCATGGACAAGTACGGCACTGACGCGGTGCGCTTCACGCTCGCTCAACTGAGCGTGCAGGGCCGCGATCTGATCCTTTCGGAAGATCGGCTGGCGGCGTCACGGGCCTTCGCGAACAAAATCTGGAACGCCGCCCGCTTCGTGCTGATGAACCTCGAGGGCGCCCCACAGCCGCTCCCGGTCGTAGAACTATCGAAGCTTGATCTCGCCGAGCGCTGGATCATCAGCCGGCTCGACACGGCGACTCGCGAGGTCACCGCCGCGATCGATGCGTACGAATTCAACCGCGCGGCACTAATCGTGTATCAGTTCGTGTGGCACGAGTTCTGTGATTGGTACATCGAATTGGCGAAGGAACCGCTAAAGGCGGGCGGCGAGCGCCAGGCCGCCGCGCGTTACGTGCTCGTCACCTGCTTCGATCGGATGCTGCGGATATTGCATCCGTTCATGCCATTTATCTCCGAGGAAATCTGGCAGGTTCTGCGACCGTATTTCGGCGCAGCGAATCTCCCGGGACACTTGGCGATTGCCGGTTGGCCAGTTCTCAGCCCGGACGATCTGTTGTCAGAATCCGAAACCAAGCGAATGCGCTTCTGCATAAGTGCAGTGGAACGAAGCAATTCGCTGCGCTCTTTCCTGGGCTATCATCCGGGTCAGCGCATCAACGTGAATGTAATTCCCAATGATAACGTTGATATGGGCGATCGCGAACAGTGGTCAGACTACGTAAAGATTCTGGTGAAGGCCGACTCCCTGGGCTTTTTAGCCAGTGATACGCCGCGACCGCCTCGGACTTATGTATATTCAGAAACCCCGTGGGCGCTGATCGGGGTCGAGACGCCCGCTGATTTCGATTTCGGCAGGGCGCGCGACGGCTTGAAGAAAAGGCTCGCAGAGGCGGAGACCCATCTGGAGCGAAATCAGAACCGATTCAACAATCCGGGGTTCCGGGCCAAGGCAGACGAGGAAACGGTTGCAGAGATCGTCGAAAAAATCGAAGAGTTGAAGGTGCAGAAGGCGATGCTTGAAGGGCAGTTGAGCCAATTGCAATAA
- a CDS encoding biotin--[acetyl-CoA-carboxylase] ligase, whose product MPSNPYSAIERGAAGAVGWKIHYFDEVGSTQRVAAEMAEAGTASGTAVVAEQQTAGRGRLGRLWHSPAGVNLYVTIILRPRMPSAEVPRLSLVAGVAAAEALATAAPGLVALKWPNDVWLKGRKAGGIIAEAVTDSAQRLTCVLLGIGLNLNLAADDIPEDLRDKATSVRIATGRRCDRIAIAAALFNRLDSRYMEVEAHGFAAMRDEYEKYSALTGKRVTVINGAARISGRVTGIDTDGALMLETDSGPNRVLAGEVSVEGAYA is encoded by the coding sequence ATGCCGAGCAATCCGTATAGTGCGATCGAGCGGGGGGCGGCCGGCGCGGTCGGCTGGAAGATTCACTACTTCGATGAAGTTGGATCGACCCAGCGGGTGGCCGCCGAGATGGCCGAGGCTGGGACAGCGTCGGGCACGGCCGTGGTTGCGGAACAGCAGACCGCCGGACGCGGGCGTCTTGGCCGCTTGTGGCACTCACCGGCGGGCGTCAATCTGTATGTGACGATAATCCTGCGGCCGCGGATGCCGAGCGCGGAGGTTCCGCGGCTGAGCCTCGTGGCCGGCGTCGCTGCGGCCGAGGCGCTGGCGACGGCCGCGCCGGGGCTGGTCGCGCTCAAGTGGCCCAACGATGTCTGGCTGAAGGGACGCAAGGCCGGCGGCATCATCGCGGAGGCTGTCACCGACTCGGCGCAGCGGCTGACGTGCGTGCTGCTCGGGATCGGCCTCAACCTCAATCTAGCCGCCGACGACATTCCCGAAGATCTGCGCGACAAGGCGACCTCGGTACGGATCGCCACGGGCCGCCGCTGCGACCGCATCGCGATCGCCGCCGCGCTGTTTAATCGGCTCGACTCGCGCTATATGGAAGTTGAAGCGCACGGCTTCGCGGCGATGCGCGACGAATATGAAAAATATTCGGCGCTGACCGGCAAGCGCGTGACGGTGATCAATGGTGCGGCGCGTATCAGCGGTCGGGTGACGGGAATCGATACGGACGGAGCGCTTATGCTGGAAACGGACTCGGGACCAAATCGCGTGCTGGCCGGTGAAGTGAGCGTCGAAGGAGCTTACGCTTAG
- a CDS encoding glycosyltransferase family 4 protein: MRIALIARRFDPAGGGTERDLIATARALRTAGYDVTIYAAEIRGQTSEFAVRQVRSLGIGRTLRLLSFAARAAAEARRDGASLVFSFARIANADILRSGGSAHSIYIRSARLWQGPVAAAAMRSSPYHRAQIAIERRGFASPTLKRAIAVSELVRRDLLSTFGLAAATAVTLYNGVDLERFRPDARAPLRNAVRRVLRLPETAPIVAFVGNGFARKGLRFLIEAWPQLRSEAILVVAGSDQSVGKYRRLARRRDIAERVRFVGVQAQIERLFAAVDAFALPSLFEPFGNVVMEAMAAGLPVLCSSACGAAELVAPALRELVVADPTDVGELAARLNALIEAREDLSSIARATAEQFTWESHDANLLRIIRDL; encoded by the coding sequence TACGCGGCTGAAATTCGCGGACAGACGTCCGAATTTGCGGTCCGGCAGGTTCGCTCTTTGGGCATCGGACGGACGCTGCGCTTGCTCAGCTTTGCGGCGCGGGCGGCGGCGGAGGCGCGGCGTGACGGGGCGTCACTGGTCTTCAGCTTCGCGCGGATCGCCAACGCGGATATCTTGCGCTCAGGCGGCAGCGCTCATTCGATTTATATTCGATCGGCGCGGTTGTGGCAGGGACCGGTGGCGGCGGCGGCGATGCGAAGCAGCCCGTACCATCGCGCGCAGATCGCGATCGAGCGGCGCGGCTTCGCGTCGCCCACGCTGAAGCGCGCGATCGCGGTGTCGGAACTCGTGCGTCGCGATCTTCTCAGCACTTTCGGCCTTGCGGCTGCAACTGCGGTGACGCTTTACAATGGCGTCGATCTCGAACGCTTTCGGCCCGATGCACGCGCACCTCTGCGCAACGCGGTCCGGCGCGTATTGCGCCTGCCGGAAACCGCACCGATAGTCGCTTTTGTCGGGAACGGCTTTGCCCGCAAGGGTTTGCGCTTCTTGATCGAGGCCTGGCCGCAGCTCAGGTCGGAGGCGATTCTGGTCGTCGCCGGCAGCGATCAGAGCGTCGGGAAGTACCGTCGTCTGGCGCGACGACGCGACATTGCCGAGCGCGTGCGCTTTGTCGGGGTGCAGGCGCAGATCGAGCGGCTCTTTGCGGCCGTGGACGCCTTCGCGCTGCCGTCGCTGTTCGAGCCGTTCGGCAACGTCGTAATGGAAGCGATGGCGGCGGGACTGCCGGTGCTCTGCAGCAGCGCCTGCGGCGCGGCAGAGTTGGTCGCGCCGGCGCTGCGCGAGTTGGTCGTCGCCGACCCCACCGACGTCGGCGAACTCGCTGCGCGGCTGAATGCGCTGATTGAAGCGCGCGAGGATTTAAGCTCGATCGCGCGGGCGACGGCGGAGCAATTTACTTGGGAAAGTCACGACGCGAACCTGCTGAGGATAATCCGTGATTTGTAG